In one window of Candidatus Scalindua sp. DNA:
- the bshB1 gene encoding bacillithiol biosynthesis deacetylase BshB1 has protein sequence MTDSKFTVLAVSPHPDDVECGMGGSVIKLLRLGHKVHVVDLTNGEPTPHGEPELRRKECEMATNLLSLTSRITLNFPNRYLFDNVEARKKVAEIIRKIKPEILFLPYWEDAHPDHVQAALIGEAARFYAKLTKTDMAGDPWYPRRIFYYQSTHLKVQFTPAFILDISDDFEKKVEVVKLYTSQFAFSDDKWDGVSGLLHAYGNYYGELIGTRYGEPFACREKIGLRDIGGIL, from the coding sequence ATGACCGATTCCAAATTTACTGTCCTTGCCGTAAGCCCGCATCCTGACGATGTTGAGTGTGGAATGGGTGGCAGCGTCATCAAACTTCTCAGGCTTGGCCACAAAGTTCATGTTGTTGATCTTACAAATGGCGAACCGACACCACATGGCGAGCCGGAATTGAGGAGGAAAGAATGTGAAATGGCTACCAATTTATTGAGTTTAACCAGCAGAATTACTTTAAACTTTCCCAACCGCTACTTGTTTGATAATGTTGAAGCGAGAAAAAAAGTTGCTGAGATTATCCGGAAGATAAAGCCCGAGATACTATTTCTCCCATATTGGGAAGATGCTCACCCTGATCATGTACAGGCGGCACTGATAGGTGAGGCTGCAAGGTTTTATGCCAAGCTCACCAAGACTGATATGGCTGGAGATCCCTGGTACCCGAGGCGTATTTTTTATTATCAATCGACCCATTTAAAAGTTCAGTTTACTCCCGCATTCATTCTTGATATCAGTGATGATTTTGAAAAAAAGGTTGAAGTAGTCAAATTGTATACGTCTCAATTTGCATTCTCTGATGATAAATGGGACGGTGTGAGTGGTTTGCTTCATGCGTACGGAAACTATTACGGTGAACTCATTGGAACTCGGTATGGAGAACCCTTTGCCTGCCGGGAAAAGATAGGCTTAAGAGATATTGGAGGAATACTATAA
- the hflK gene encoding FtsH protease activity modulator HflK, with protein MSDDYNRRQPDFKFDNLQLEPFKKYLIPAAIILVAVIIGFSSFYTIKANQEAAILRFGRYVKTVGPGLHGKLPFGIDRVYIGEVKRIYNEEFGYRTLRSGKETVIDYDFRGAKDVSLMLTGDRNCSVVNWVVRYKIKDLRAFLFNVRNVKDTIRDVSESVMRTTIGDRSIDEVLTIGRREIEDIAREEMEHLLDSYGCGIDIQVVNLKGVDPPAQVKDAFDAVNKAVQMREQIINEAEGKKNKVIPAARGKKEQVIMEAEGYKVKRINEATGDTKAFLAVLREYEKDKDVTRRRLYLETMSKVIPECEEIYIIDKDQKGILPFLNLGERKLSQ; from the coding sequence ATGAGTGACGACTATAACAGAAGGCAACCAGATTTCAAATTTGATAACTTGCAGCTTGAACCCTTCAAGAAGTATTTAATTCCTGCTGCGATTATACTTGTTGCTGTCATCATAGGATTTTCTTCATTCTATACCATAAAGGCGAATCAGGAGGCAGCGATATTAAGGTTTGGCCGGTATGTGAAAACTGTTGGCCCGGGATTACATGGTAAGTTGCCATTTGGTATTGACAGGGTATACATCGGTGAGGTAAAGCGGATTTATAATGAAGAATTTGGTTACAGGACCTTGCGGTCTGGTAAGGAAACTGTAATAGATTATGATTTCAGAGGTGCTAAAGATGTTTCCCTGATGCTGACGGGTGACAGGAACTGTTCAGTAGTCAATTGGGTTGTAAGGTACAAAATTAAGGACTTAAGGGCCTTTCTTTTCAATGTAAGAAATGTAAAGGACACCATAAGAGATGTTTCTGAGTCAGTAATGAGAACAACCATAGGTGATAGGTCAATAGATGAGGTCCTTACGATAGGAAGAAGGGAAATTGAAGATATTGCCAGAGAAGAGATGGAGCATCTCCTTGATTCATATGGTTGCGGTATAGATATACAGGTGGTCAATTTAAAGGGCGTTGATCCTCCAGCCCAGGTAAAAGACGCATTCGATGCTGTTAATAAAGCTGTTCAGATGAGAGAACAGATTATTAATGAAGCTGAAGGGAAAAAGAATAAGGTGATACCCGCTGCCAGAGGTAAGAAAGAGCAGGTGATTATGGAAGCTGAGGGGTATAAAGTTAAGAGAATAAATGAGGCAACCGGTGACACCAAGGCATTTCTTGCGGTCTTGAGAGAGTACGAAAAGGACAAAGATGTGACAAGGCGAAGGCTTTATCTTGAAACGATGTCAAAAGTGATCCCGGAATGTGAGGAGATCTATATTATTGATAAGGACCAGAAAGGTATTCTGCCGTTTCTTAACCTGGGAGAAAGAAAATTATCACAATGA
- the hflC gene encoding protease modulator HflC — MKPRVQILVMTVLIVVVVAVIIGANACYIVDVKTQAVVTQFGKPVRTVKEAGLHLKAPFIQVVKYFDNRIIEWDGERNDILTRDKENIGVSTWARWRIVDPLIFYTSLGFEDRGQGMLDEVIESAVKNVVSEYPLDEILRDTNRKLTYTTEELEKAELQKKIYINKGRTNLVEKILAMADESLKERYGLELLDVRIKYINYVSAVIPKIFDRMRSERMRIASKYESEGRREEAEILGQMKKELEGIESEGYKVAVETKGVADAEAIRIYADAYKKAPEFYTFAKTLETYEKTINKKTRLILSTDSDYFQFLKGSQGTESNEKTE, encoded by the coding sequence ATGAAACCACGTGTACAAATTCTGGTAATGACTGTGCTTATAGTTGTTGTGGTAGCTGTGATCATAGGTGCCAACGCATGCTACATAGTAGACGTGAAAACGCAGGCGGTAGTAACTCAATTCGGTAAACCTGTGAGAACAGTGAAAGAAGCCGGTTTGCATCTAAAAGCCCCATTTATACAAGTAGTGAAATATTTTGACAATAGGATTATAGAGTGGGATGGAGAACGGAACGATATTTTAACAAGAGACAAGGAAAATATTGGAGTCAGCACGTGGGCAAGATGGAGGATCGTAGACCCACTGATATTTTATACATCTCTGGGTTTCGAAGACCGAGGGCAGGGAATGCTCGATGAAGTTATAGAGTCAGCAGTAAAAAACGTTGTCAGTGAATACCCCTTAGACGAGATCCTCAGGGATACAAATCGAAAACTTACCTATACTACAGAAGAGCTGGAGAAGGCTGAGCTGCAAAAGAAAATCTATATCAATAAGGGGAGAACAAACCTGGTCGAAAAGATTCTAGCGATGGCAGATGAGAGCTTAAAGGAGAGATATGGATTGGAACTGCTCGATGTAAGGATTAAGTACATTAACTATGTGTCGGCAGTCATACCCAAGATTTTCGATAGGATGCGTTCTGAAAGGATGAGAATAGCGAGCAAATACGAATCTGAAGGCAGGAGGGAAGAAGCAGAAATATTAGGTCAGATGAAGAAAGAGCTGGAGGGAATCGAATCTGAAGGCTACAAGGTTGCTGTAGAAACCAAGGGTGTGGCGGATGCTGAAGCAATCAGGATTTATGCTGACGCATACAAAAAAGCTCCTGAATTCTATACTTTTGCAAAGACCCTTGAGACATATGAGAAAACAATCAACAAAAAGACCCGTTTGATTTTGAGCACTGACAGCGATTATTTTCAGTTTCTAAAGGGCTCTCAGGGAACCGAGAGCAATGAGAAGACTGAATGA
- a CDS encoding TonB C-terminal domain-containing protein translates to MSFETIKEEDEDDKSQEIVQEEEIEEEVKEEEREVFVDSSDKVTDETPQSDTEKIGEVGSTAKDMHAEQENMNNEPRLTGESLAMDPEYRTALAPQLADVQVEPQVKTLPPIQEKLENSLQEENVYEEAVESITVETSQEPGEKSGVPEKDETDTSMIAGEAGEKSVENLREGIATADQNGQNEEMDIETSSFDSDVVVPVNIPVQENVKGAENSDEEIVAKDGEEVFEEQEEHVSPQEGSGTLPDEEHTKLVSIPKDMMDHIVKDPHEEKKESMPENVVNPEEQLTTVTPSDNVQAPFFEDDISNAPIQGSESFNIKKHEYAPYYKHIRDKIRLFWLVQYGTDASINLVTKDYKPVVVEFKVLPSGKITDVVISKPAGNDLLASKVQKSVQNTMLNKFPDYVNEKFINVRFNFYFF, encoded by the coding sequence GTGTCATTTGAAACCATCAAAGAAGAAGATGAAGACGATAAAAGTCAGGAAATCGTACAAGAAGAAGAAATTGAAGAAGAGGTGAAAGAAGAAGAGAGAGAGGTGTTTGTTGATAGTTCTGACAAGGTTACTGATGAGACTCCCCAGTCCGATACTGAGAAAATAGGAGAAGTGGGTTCGACTGCTAAGGATATGCATGCGGAACAGGAAAATATGAATAATGAACCAAGATTAACTGGTGAGAGTCTTGCCATGGATCCAGAGTACCGGACAGCCCTTGCACCCCAGCTGGCTGATGTACAGGTTGAACCTCAAGTAAAAACGCTACCTCCCATTCAAGAGAAACTAGAGAATAGTTTGCAGGAAGAAAATGTCTATGAAGAAGCTGTGGAAAGTATTACAGTTGAAACTTCGCAGGAGCCAGGAGAGAAGAGCGGTGTGCCGGAAAAGGATGAGACCGACACAAGCATGATTGCAGGTGAAGCAGGAGAAAAGAGTGTTGAAAACTTAAGAGAAGGGATCGCTACTGCTGATCAAAATGGCCAGAATGAAGAAATGGACATTGAGACCTCTTCATTTGATTCAGATGTGGTTGTTCCTGTTAACATACCGGTTCAGGAGAATGTGAAAGGAGCGGAAAATTCCGATGAGGAAATAGTTGCGAAGGATGGCGAGGAAGTGTTTGAAGAACAGGAAGAGCACGTATCACCGCAGGAAGGATCGGGAACTCTCCCTGATGAAGAACATACGAAGTTGGTATCCATACCGAAAGACATGATGGACCATATTGTTAAAGATCCTCATGAAGAGAAGAAGGAAAGCATGCCGGAAAACGTGGTGAACCCGGAAGAACAGTTGACTACTGTTACGCCCAGTGACAATGTTCAGGCTCCTTTTTTTGAAGACGACATTTCAAATGCTCCAATTCAAGGTAGCGAGTCATTTAATATAAAAAAGCATGAATATGCACCCTATTATAAACACATACGAGATAAGATAAGATTATTTTGGTTAGTACAATACGGTACAGATGCATCGATTAATCTGGTCACCAAAGATTATAAACCGGTAGTGGTAGAGTTTAAGGTCTTACCTTCTGGTAAGATTACTGATGTTGTTATTTCGAAACCAGCGGGTAATGATCTGCTGGCATCCAAGGTGCAAAAGTCAGTCCAAAATACAATGTTGAATAAATTTCCCGATTACGTTAATGAAAAGTTTATTAACGTAAGATTTAATTTTTACTTTTTTTAA
- a CDS encoding MotA/TolQ/ExbB proton channel family protein produces MEWLAGGGPIMIPLFICSVLALAVILERAINLRRNNIIRPELVELIHSYKRSEDIQKIFSKCNLIKCPFSNIIKRAIINEHLTREEKVLDIQAVGRQEARSLDRMLIVLEIITAITPILGLLGTVLGMSQVFDVISEIGLGQTKAFSGGIAQALRTTIIGLSVAIPSLIAFSSFDRKVDNLILEMEKYSMVLINKLYSEGKQDEESLRGIKKRESGKPDKEYGLIQ; encoded by the coding sequence GTGGAGTGGTTAGCGGGTGGTGGCCCGATAATGATACCTTTGTTTATTTGTTCGGTGTTAGCGCTTGCCGTAATTCTGGAACGTGCGATAAATCTGAGAAGAAATAACATCATAAGACCGGAATTAGTTGAACTGATACATTCATATAAACGCTCGGAAGACATCCAGAAAATCTTCTCAAAATGTAATCTGATAAAGTGTCCGTTTTCCAACATTATCAAACGAGCAATCATAAACGAACATTTAACCCGGGAAGAAAAGGTATTAGACATTCAGGCTGTAGGAAGACAGGAAGCGAGATCATTGGATCGTATGTTGATAGTACTGGAAATTATTACGGCAATAACGCCGATTCTCGGACTACTGGGAACGGTACTTGGCATGAGCCAGGTCTTTGATGTTATATCTGAGATCGGCTTAGGACAAACAAAGGCATTCTCTGGGGGTATTGCACAAGCTCTCAGGACAACCATTATCGGACTGTCTGTAGCAATACCATCCTTGATTGCGTTTAGCAGTTTTGATAGAAAAGTAGACAATCTGATACTTGAAATGGAAAAATATTCGATGGTACTTATCAACAAACTCTATTCTGAGGGAAAGCAAGACGAAGAAAGCCTGCGGGGAATAAAAAAGAGGGAATCGGGAAAGCCGGATAAGGAGTATGGTTTGATACAATGA
- a CDS encoding biopolymer transporter ExbD — MVTSTFIEQPNIKLELPSTKHTETSRTEEIVLMLTRDGKLYLKEKLIDTNDLEKVLRRLILDTGEDVLVLKADKFVPYGAVVDVMDVARGAGFKKVIAPTITENEVKQ, encoded by the coding sequence ATGGTTACGTCAACATTTATTGAGCAACCAAATATCAAGCTGGAATTGCCTTCTACGAAACATACTGAAACAAGCAGGACAGAGGAGATAGTATTGATGCTCACCCGGGATGGGAAATTGTATCTCAAAGAAAAACTTATCGATACGAACGATCTTGAAAAAGTCCTGAGGAGATTGATCCTGGATACTGGAGAAGACGTACTTGTTTTAAAGGCAGATAAGTTTGTCCCTTACGGTGCTGTCGTTGATGTTATGGATGTTGCCAGAGGTGCTGGATTTAAAAAGGTAATAGCTCCAACTATTACGGAAAATGAAGTGAAACAGTAG
- the mazG gene encoding nucleoside triphosphate pyrophosphohydrolase, with protein sequence MKRLRGKDGCPWDKEQTHDTLKSCLIEEVYEVVDAVDSGNPENLQEELADLFFLILFYCQISDDSGIFDLNNVMEVCFEKMTRRHPHVFGGETVKNAVDALSQWNDIKRKEAEDKGKSTGTQSIIGNIPKHLPALQKAQKVQKKVARAGFDWKMIDDVVAKVQEELDEVKEAIREKKEEQIAEEIGDLLFATVNLSRFLKMDTEGLLRKSIAKFIDRFEKVETQLAAAGKNIEECTLAEMDSMWKQVKSG encoded by the coding sequence ATGAAGAGACTCAGGGGTAAAGATGGCTGCCCCTGGGATAAAGAGCAGACACATGACACATTGAAGTCGTGCTTGATAGAAGAAGTCTATGAAGTGGTTGATGCGGTAGATTCAGGAAATCCTGAAAATTTACAAGAGGAGCTTGCAGATCTCTTTTTTCTCATACTATTTTATTGTCAAATATCTGATGACAGTGGTATCTTTGATCTTAATAACGTCATGGAAGTCTGTTTTGAAAAGATGACGAGGAGGCATCCTCATGTTTTTGGTGGAGAAACTGTCAAGAATGCAGTAGACGCACTGTCGCAGTGGAACGACATAAAGAGGAAAGAGGCGGAAGATAAGGGGAAAAGCACGGGAACCCAATCGATCATCGGCAATATACCGAAACACTTACCAGCTTTACAAAAAGCTCAAAAGGTGCAGAAGAAGGTTGCACGTGCAGGTTTTGATTGGAAAATGATAGATGATGTTGTTGCGAAAGTTCAGGAAGAGTTGGACGAAGTGAAGGAGGCCATTAGAGAGAAGAAGGAAGAACAAATTGCTGAGGAAATAGGTGACTTACTCTTTGCAACAGTGAATCTTTCAAGATTTCTTAAAATGGACACCGAAGGATTATTACGAAAAAGTATTGCTAAATTTATTGATAGATTTGAGAAGGTAGAAACACAGCTTGCCGCTGCAGGGAAAAACATAGAAGAGTGTACATTAGCAGAAATGGATTCTATGTGGAAGCAAGTGAAATCAGGGTAA
- a CDS encoding ChaN family lipoprotein has product MLKRSKTILCFMLLFSCFVLPCLSVVGEEKETAPQFVENDIVHNPTGITISEDDLMNLIRDYRIVFVGETHDNYRAHQVQLKIIKGLFDVSGGSIAIGMEMFQRRSQKKLDEFISGEMDEKQFLKDVWLPDWGYDYDYYKEIFDFAKTNKIKLIALNANNELREEINAKGFENLSDEKKKELPEIDMSDEHHRKRIKSIYDVHGVSTLDDFEKFYRIQCLWDETMADTASNYLKGSEGKGKKLIVLAGKGHIRYGLGIPKRLFRRLKETYCTILPIEIEIPENKKHNVMKIEDVQIPLLESDFSWMVDYCDPDTVKVRLGLIVMKSEEGVQIHTVEEGSTAEIAGMKKGDVVVDLDGVPIEDPFDLVYEMRNKTPGKNGEIVILRDGNEMSFDIMYQTFKPEEKAHAK; this is encoded by the coding sequence ATGTTGAAAAGAAGCAAAACCATTTTGTGTTTTATGTTACTATTTTCATGTTTTGTTTTGCCTTGCCTGAGCGTGGTTGGTGAGGAAAAAGAAACAGCACCCCAATTTGTAGAAAATGATATAGTTCACAATCCTACGGGTATTACAATTTCTGAAGACGATTTAATGAATTTAATCAGGGATTATCGGATTGTTTTTGTCGGAGAGACACATGATAATTACCGAGCGCATCAGGTGCAATTGAAAATTATTAAAGGCCTGTTTGACGTCTCGGGGGGTAGTATTGCAATAGGCATGGAGATGTTCCAGAGAAGATCTCAGAAAAAACTGGATGAATTCATTTCTGGGGAAATGGATGAAAAGCAGTTTCTCAAGGATGTATGGCTTCCAGATTGGGGTTATGATTATGACTATTACAAAGAGATTTTTGATTTTGCAAAAACGAATAAAATAAAACTGATAGCCTTAAATGCAAACAATGAGCTCAGGGAGGAAATTAATGCAAAAGGCTTTGAGAATTTGTCAGATGAGAAAAAAAAAGAGCTCCCAGAGATAGATATGAGTGATGAACACCATAGAAAACGTATAAAATCTATTTATGATGTCCACGGTGTTAGCACATTAGATGATTTTGAAAAGTTTTATCGAATTCAGTGCTTGTGGGATGAGACTATGGCAGATACTGCAAGCAATTATCTGAAAGGCAGTGAGGGGAAAGGGAAGAAGTTGATCGTTTTAGCTGGGAAAGGCCACATCCGATACGGATTAGGTATTCCAAAGAGATTATTCCGTAGGTTGAAGGAGACCTATTGTACTATTCTTCCTATAGAAATAGAGATACCTGAAAACAAGAAGCACAATGTCATGAAGATAGAAGATGTTCAAATTCCATTGCTGGAGAGTGATTTCTCCTGGATGGTAGACTATTGTGATCCTGATACGGTAAAGGTAAGATTAGGTCTTATCGTGATGAAATCAGAAGAAGGGGTGCAGATCCATACCGTAGAGGAGGGTTCGACGGCAGAAATTGCGGGAATGAAAAAAGGGGACGTCGTCGTAGATCTTGATGGTGTTCCTATTGAAGATCCGTTTGATCTTGTGTATGAGATGAGAAACAAAACTCCAGGGAAAAATGGGGAGATTGTTATTCTTCGTGACGGAAATGAGATGAGCTTTGATATTATGTATCAAACATTCAAACCGGAAGAGAAGGCACACGCAAAATAG
- a CDS encoding U32 family peptidase encodes MEITRNLKKPELIAPAGNLDKLKIAVDYGADAVYAGGKEFNLRSGSANFTLDEIGEGIEYVHERGKNFYVALNIFAHNYHLTELEHYLRSLAKYPVDALIVSDPGIIVLIKELLPEVPIHLSTQANCTNYQSANFWHHQGVKRIVLARELSLEEISQINTNSDCETEVFIHGAMCISYSGRCYLSSYMADRGANLGDCAQSCRWKYAIVEEKRPGEYFEVYEENGITSVMSSRDLCMIQHIPELLQAGISAFKIEGRMKSQYYVAAVTRIYREAIDSFYYHEGYEYHSQWLEELRKISHRDYCTGFFLGKPGRNGQVVDSGNGYAQPYKFLGLFENNQKGKYAEVLAKNKIEIGDEIEIMGKQMEQDFRQTVMEIVDQDMRPIQKANPGQRVFIIPERSIEKYFMIRKRIEGVP; translated from the coding sequence ATGGAAATAACAAGAAATTTAAAAAAACCTGAACTTATAGCACCTGCCGGTAATCTCGACAAATTGAAAATTGCTGTCGATTATGGTGCTGATGCAGTGTATGCGGGTGGAAAAGAATTCAATCTCAGAAGCGGTTCAGCAAACTTTACCCTGGATGAAATTGGGGAAGGAATCGAATATGTACATGAGAGAGGAAAGAATTTTTATGTTGCTCTGAATATTTTTGCCCACAATTATCATCTCACTGAGTTAGAGCACTATTTGCGTTCACTGGCAAAATATCCTGTAGATGCCCTGATTGTATCTGATCCTGGAATTATTGTTCTGATAAAAGAGCTTTTGCCGGAAGTTCCCATTCATCTCAGTACACAGGCCAACTGTACTAATTATCAATCCGCCAATTTCTGGCACCATCAGGGAGTAAAACGGATTGTTTTAGCAAGAGAGCTGTCACTTGAAGAGATATCTCAAATCAACACCAATAGTGATTGCGAAACAGAAGTCTTTATTCATGGTGCAATGTGTATCTCTTATTCCGGCAGGTGTTATCTCAGCTCATACATGGCGGATCGTGGTGCAAATTTAGGGGATTGTGCTCAGTCGTGTCGATGGAAGTATGCTATAGTTGAAGAGAAACGGCCAGGTGAATACTTTGAGGTTTATGAGGAGAACGGTATTACGTCAGTTATGAGTTCGCGTGATTTGTGTATGATTCAGCACATTCCCGAGTTGCTACAGGCAGGCATCAGCGCTTTTAAAATTGAAGGTAGGATGAAGAGCCAATATTATGTCGCTGCCGTTACGAGAATTTATCGTGAAGCAATCGACAGTTTTTACTATCATGAAGGCTATGAGTATCATTCCCAGTGGCTGGAAGAGCTGAGGAAAATCAGCCATAGAGATTATTGCACAGGCTTCTTCTTGGGAAAGCCGGGCAGGAACGGTCAGGTGGTGGACTCCGGAAATGGTTATGCACAGCCCTATAAATTTCTCGGTCTGTTTGAAAATAACCAAAAAGGGAAATATGCTGAGGTCCTGGCAAAAAACAAGATAGAGATCGGTGATGAAATTGAAATAATGGGCAAGCAGATGGAGCAAGATTTTAGGCAGACGGTGATGGAGATAGTAGATCAGGATATGAGACCGATTCAAAAGGCCAATCCTGGACAGAGAGTATTTATCATCCCCGAACGATCCATTGAAAAATACTTTATGATAAGAAAAAGGATAGAGGGAGTGCCGTAA